Proteins encoded by one window of Nitrincola iocasae:
- a CDS encoding TRAP transporter permease, which yields MTDRTSASADAAAEKIGAEGVADAPLGHNERDLSGVVAKVIFFTCVFYTLLHLYALNISPIETWAFRIIHVAGGLVVGFALIAAYTLDRHKKPVPLSLLQRAVMVPVSLAVLLSAAGITYAWLSREFTGQMPPNWLLPQIAWLLAIGTLAAIVSSWVWKSADNERINWADWALMLAAIVVAAYLLFVLNRWRMAAGTPMVGQTEFLVALAGVALIMELTRRVAGLALIIITGVFLAYAFAGPFLPGILEHRGYSAQRFFTYIYTDNGILGPTTAVSSTYIILFITFAAFLQASRVGDYFVNFAFAAAGRARGGPAKVAVFASGLMGMINGTSAGNVVATGSLTIPLMKKVGYHPRSAAGIEAAASTGGQIVPPIMGAGAFIMAEVTGIPYTEIAIAALIPAALYFLSIYFMVDLEARRDGMSGLTKDQLPVFKEMIKQVYLFLPIIILVSTLFMGYSVIRAGTLAMASAAVVSWFTPYRMGPKALLEALSLGARMAVPLIAVCACAGIIVGVISLTGVGARFASMLLNIADASHLLALFFAMCISILLGMGMPTTAAYAVAASVVAPGLQQIGIPPLVAHFFVFYYAVLSAITPPVALAGYAAAAIAGTDPLKTAMTSFKFGLAAFIVPFMFFYSPALLMDGTWGEILRVFVTASGGIYLLAASIQGWFVSNRVNLIQRGLLLVAALAMIAGGLLTDVVGLVLSALVLAWQLAVRNKATA from the coding sequence ATGACAGATAGAACTTCGGCATCTGCAGATGCTGCAGCTGAAAAAATCGGCGCTGAAGGCGTAGCCGATGCCCCTCTGGGTCATAATGAGCGGGATTTAAGTGGTGTCGTGGCTAAGGTAATCTTTTTTACCTGTGTCTTCTATACGCTGCTGCACCTTTATGCACTCAATATTTCTCCGATCGAGACCTGGGCATTCCGTATTATTCACGTAGCGGGTGGCCTGGTGGTGGGATTTGCACTGATTGCAGCCTACACGCTTGATCGACACAAAAAACCTGTGCCTCTATCGCTGCTGCAGCGAGCTGTTATGGTACCGGTATCCTTGGCTGTGTTGCTGTCTGCCGCAGGAATAACGTATGCGTGGCTGAGCCGTGAGTTTACCGGGCAGATGCCGCCAAACTGGTTATTACCCCAGATTGCCTGGCTACTGGCTATTGGAACCTTGGCAGCGATTGTTTCCAGTTGGGTGTGGAAGTCTGCGGATAATGAACGCATTAACTGGGCCGATTGGGCATTGATGCTTGCCGCTATTGTTGTTGCCGCCTATCTGCTGTTTGTGCTGAATCGTTGGCGCATGGCGGCAGGTACGCCAATGGTGGGGCAAACCGAGTTTCTGGTGGCGCTGGCAGGCGTTGCGCTGATTATGGAGCTGACACGTCGTGTGGCGGGTCTGGCACTCATTATTATTACCGGTGTATTCCTGGCTTATGCCTTTGCCGGGCCTTTTCTGCCAGGCATCCTGGAGCATCGCGGCTATTCAGCACAGCGTTTCTTTACCTATATTTACACTGATAACGGTATTCTGGGGCCGACAACGGCCGTTTCCTCCACTTATATTATACTGTTTATCACCTTTGCCGCTTTCCTGCAGGCCTCGCGTGTAGGTGACTATTTCGTTAACTTTGCTTTCGCGGCAGCCGGTCGTGCCCGTGGTGGTCCTGCCAAAGTGGCGGTGTTTGCATCCGGTTTGATGGGGATGATCAACGGCACATCAGCGGGTAACGTAGTTGCTACAGGTAGTTTGACTATCCCGCTGATGAAAAAAGTGGGTTACCACCCGCGTAGTGCCGCAGGTATCGAGGCGGCTGCCTCTACCGGTGGACAGATCGTACCGCCGATCATGGGTGCCGGTGCGTTTATCATGGCCGAGGTGACCGGTATTCCCTATACCGAAATCGCCATCGCTGCCCTGATTCCAGCTGCGCTCTACTTCCTGTCAATCTATTTCATGGTTGATCTGGAGGCGCGTCGTGACGGTATGTCCGGGCTGACTAAGGATCAGTTGCCGGTATTCAAGGAAATGATCAAACAGGTCTACCTGTTTCTGCCGATTATTATTCTGGTATCTACCCTGTTTATGGGCTACTCAGTAATCCGTGCCGGTACCTTGGCAATGGCGAGTGCGGCGGTGGTGTCCTGGTTTACACCCTATCGCATGGGACCTAAAGCCTTGCTGGAAGCCCTGTCATTGGGTGCTAGAATGGCGGTGCCGTTAATTGCGGTGTGTGCCTGCGCTGGTATTATCGTGGGTGTAATCAGTCTAACCGGCGTGGGTGCACGATTCGCTTCCATGCTGCTGAATATTGCTGATGCCAGTCATTTGCTAGCGCTGTTCTTTGCCATGTGTATCAGTATTCTGCTGGGTATGGGTATGCCAACAACGGCAGCTTACGCCGTAGCCGCTTCTGTAGTGGCACCGGGTCTGCAGCAGATCGGTATTCCGCCATTGGTAGCGCATTTCTTCGTGTTCTACTACGCGGTGCTTTCAGCAATTACACCGCCGGTGGCGCTGGCAGGTTATGCTGCGGCAGCCATTGCCGGCACTGATCCGCTGAAAACAGCGATGACATCCTTCAAGTTTGGTCTGGCAGCCTTTATCGTGCCATTCATGTTCTTCTACAGCCCCGCGCTGTTAATGGACGGAACCTGGGGTGAAATACTTAGGGTGTTTGTCACTGCAAGTGGTGGTATTTACCTGTTGGCCGCATCGATTCAGGGTTGGTTTGTGAGCAATCGCGTTAATCTGATACAGCGCGGTCTGCTACTGGTTGCTGCTTTGGCCATGATTGCTGGTGGTTTGCTGACCGATGTAGTCGGTCTGGTTCTGAGTGCGCTGGTGCTGGCGTGGCAGTTAGCTGTTCGTAACAAGGCAACTGCTTGA
- the ilvA gene encoding threonine ammonia-lyase, biosynthetic, whose product MAHRYIKKILEARVYDVAIETPLDEAPSLSARLDNRVLLKREDLQPVFSFKLRGAYNRMAQLSEAEKAAGVITASAGNHAQGLAMSAKAMGVKAVIVMPKTTPDIKVSSVKARGGQVVLHGDTFDEAQAHARKLMAEKGMTYIPPFDDPDIIAGQGTIAMEILRQHSAPIDAIFVPVGGGGLIAGISVYAKYLRPETRIIGVEPEDAACLKAALDAGERVTLSQVGLFADGVAVARIGEHTFELAKQFVDDVITVTTDEICAAVKDIFDDTRSVCEPAGALGVAGLKKYVEQTNAKKQTLVAIDSGANVNFDRLRHIAERSELGEKREAIIAARIPEHPGSFKKFCTALGKRNITEFNYRYGDDKEAIVFAGIQIKPGNDGRKDLLETLNKHEVDVVDLTDNEMAKIHIRYMVGGHAPANVNNEVIYRFEFPERPGALMLFLSKLGGRWNISMFHYRNHGAAYGRVLLGMQVPENERDQVPVFLDDIGYSYWEETDNEAYRLFLG is encoded by the coding sequence ATGGCACACAGGTATATCAAAAAAATTCTTGAAGCGCGCGTTTACGATGTTGCCATCGAAACCCCGCTGGATGAAGCACCCTCACTTTCGGCTCGCCTCGACAATCGCGTTCTACTTAAACGCGAAGACCTGCAGCCGGTATTTTCATTCAAACTCAGAGGTGCCTACAACCGTATGGCACAACTCAGTGAAGCCGAAAAAGCGGCGGGCGTAATTACCGCCTCAGCAGGCAATCATGCTCAGGGCCTGGCCATGTCAGCCAAGGCGATGGGGGTTAAAGCCGTTATTGTGATGCCAAAAACTACCCCTGACATTAAGGTCAGCAGCGTTAAAGCCCGTGGCGGCCAGGTAGTCCTGCATGGTGATACCTTTGATGAAGCGCAGGCACATGCACGCAAGTTAATGGCAGAAAAAGGGATGACTTACATCCCCCCGTTTGATGATCCAGATATCATTGCCGGGCAAGGCACCATTGCCATGGAAATATTACGGCAACACAGCGCTCCGATTGACGCTATTTTTGTGCCTGTGGGTGGCGGCGGTCTGATTGCCGGCATTTCAGTCTATGCAAAATATCTGCGTCCGGAAACCCGCATCATTGGCGTTGAACCTGAAGATGCCGCCTGCCTGAAAGCGGCTCTGGATGCTGGCGAGCGCGTTACCTTATCCCAGGTAGGTTTATTTGCTGACGGTGTGGCCGTGGCGCGTATCGGCGAACACACCTTTGAACTGGCCAAGCAGTTCGTCGATGACGTAATTACCGTTACAACCGATGAAATCTGTGCCGCGGTAAAGGATATTTTTGATGATACCCGCTCCGTCTGTGAACCAGCAGGCGCTCTCGGAGTCGCGGGCCTGAAAAAGTATGTAGAGCAGACCAACGCCAAGAAGCAGACCCTGGTCGCCATAGATTCTGGTGCCAATGTTAACTTCGATCGCTTGCGTCATATCGCCGAACGTTCTGAGCTGGGTGAAAAGCGTGAAGCGATCATTGCCGCACGGATCCCCGAACACCCAGGCAGCTTCAAAAAGTTCTGCACCGCACTGGGTAAGCGCAATATCACCGAATTTAACTACCGTTATGGTGATGACAAAGAAGCGATCGTGTTTGCTGGCATTCAAATCAAGCCTGGCAACGATGGCCGCAAAGATCTGCTGGAAACACTGAACAAACACGAAGTGGACGTGGTCGACCTTACCGATAATGAAATGGCCAAAATCCATATTCGCTACATGGTCGGCGGCCATGCCCCCGCTAACGTGAATAATGAAGTGATTTACCGCTTTGAATTTCCAGAACGCCCCGGTGCGCTAATGCTGTTCCTAAGCAAACTAGGCGGTCGCTGGAACATCTCCATGTTCCACTACCGCAACCATGGCGCCGCCTACGGTCGTGTTCTTTTAGGCATGCAGGTACCAGAAAACGAACGCGATCAGGTGCCTGTTTTCCTAGATGATATTGGCTACAGCTATTGGGAAGAAACTGACAACGAGGCTTATCGGTTGTTTTTGGGTTAG
- a CDS encoding TAXI family TRAP transporter solute-binding subunit yields MTILSKKSLIAGCLGAVMATGVAFAEEDRSDWPNSITVGTASQGGTYYIYGSGWANMVGEALGISAGAEVTGGPVQNATLVQMGEHAFGMVTTGPLVEALAGNSTLAPGMSHEDVRAVFPMYQTTLQIISLKSSGIESVADLDGKTVGVGPAGGTADMYHPQLFERLGLNVTTRNGGASDQAGQLQDGLIDAFAFAAGMPISAFNQLEAQVDVNIFSYSPENIELIAADYPELSAGVIPASVYSSMDEDKSALSLWNFAITHKDMPESLVYGVTKTVMENNERMLQIHGAAKETIPENYKYNTIVPWHAGAVRWFEENGYDIPADMKD; encoded by the coding sequence ATGACTATTTTATCCAAAAAATCCCTCATTGCCGGTTGCCTTGGCGCTGTTATGGCGACAGGTGTGGCTTTTGCAGAAGAAGATCGCAGTGACTGGCCGAACAGTATCACTGTCGGCACTGCCAGCCAGGGCGGCACTTACTACATTTATGGTTCTGGCTGGGCCAATATGGTAGGTGAAGCGCTGGGTATTTCTGCGGGCGCAGAAGTTACCGGTGGTCCGGTTCAGAACGCCACGCTGGTTCAGATGGGCGAGCATGCCTTTGGTATGGTCACCACCGGTCCGCTGGTTGAAGCGCTTGCTGGTAACAGTACATTGGCGCCGGGTATGTCGCATGAGGACGTACGTGCCGTGTTCCCAATGTATCAGACAACCTTGCAGATCATTTCACTGAAGAGTTCCGGTATCGAGTCAGTTGCTGATCTGGATGGTAAAACCGTAGGTGTAGGCCCTGCTGGCGGTACGGCTGATATGTATCATCCGCAGCTGTTTGAACGACTGGGTCTGAACGTCACAACCCGTAATGGCGGTGCGTCTGATCAGGCAGGTCAGTTGCAGGACGGTCTTATCGATGCCTTTGCGTTTGCGGCCGGTATGCCTATCTCGGCATTCAACCAGTTGGAAGCTCAGGTTGATGTAAACATCTTCTCTTATTCTCCAGAAAACATCGAACTCATTGCGGCCGATTATCCTGAACTCAGTGCAGGTGTTATTCCGGCGTCAGTGTATTCGTCAATGGATGAAGATAAATCAGCCTTGTCACTGTGGAACTTTGCCATCACTCACAAAGATATGCCTGAGTCTCTGGTTTATGGTGTCACCAAGACCGTGATGGAAAATAACGAGCGGATGCTACAGATTCACGGTGCTGCGAAAGAGACAATTCCTGAAAACTACAAGTACAACACCATCGTGCCATGGCATGCCGGTGCGGTTCGTTGGTTTGAAGAAAATGGCTATGATATTCCGGCCGATATGAAAGACTAA
- the rpiA gene encoding ribose-5-phosphate isomerase RpiA, which translates to MNQDEMKRAVAMAAVDMIRPKLEKNSVIGVGTGSTANCFIDALAACRNDFAGAVASSEATAERLRRHNIEVFDLNSVSELEFYIDGADEFDPHFNLIKGGGGALTREKIVAAVAKTFICIVDESKQVDVLGNFPLPVEVIPMARSYVGRQLAGLDGQPVYRQGFVTDNGNIILDLHSVDILDPKTFERHLNNIVGVVTNGLFANRSADVILMGTPQGVVTLQQD; encoded by the coding sequence ATGAACCAGGACGAAATGAAGCGTGCCGTGGCGATGGCTGCTGTTGATATGATCCGGCCTAAGTTGGAAAAAAACTCAGTGATTGGTGTCGGAACTGGCTCCACGGCCAACTGTTTTATTGACGCGCTGGCCGCTTGTCGCAATGACTTTGCCGGTGCTGTGGCCAGTTCGGAAGCCACGGCAGAGCGTTTACGCCGCCATAATATTGAAGTGTTTGATCTGAATAGTGTCTCAGAGCTGGAGTTTTATATCGACGGTGCTGATGAATTTGATCCGCACTTCAACCTGATTAAAGGCGGTGGTGGTGCACTGACACGTGAAAAAATTGTTGCGGCGGTGGCAAAAACTTTTATCTGTATTGTCGATGAAAGCAAGCAAGTGGATGTGCTTGGCAACTTTCCCTTGCCAGTGGAAGTGATTCCTATGGCGCGCTCTTATGTCGGCAGGCAACTTGCCGGACTGGACGGACAACCGGTCTATCGTCAGGGTTTTGTGACGGACAATGGTAATATTATTTTGGATCTGCATTCTGTTGATATTCTTGATCCAAAGACCTTTGAACGCCACCTGAACAATATTGTTGGTGTAGTGACCAATGGTTTGTTTGCTAACCGTAGTGCGGATGTCATTCTCATGGGTACGCCGCAGGGCGTAGTTACCCTGCAGCAGGACTGA